A stretch of DNA from Candidatus Zixiibacteriota bacterium:
ATGCACGTCCGGCTCTACAGAGCCCTCACATGTCCTTCTGGCCATGGGAATTCCACCTGAAATTGCTCAGAGTTCGGTCCGGTTTTCGTTTGGAAGGGGCAATACATCAGATGATGTAGACTTCACTGTCATGGCTGTCAAGGAAGTTGTTCAGAGACTGAGGAGCATGTCACCGTTCTATGCTGAGTCAAAGAATTAACAAGGGGTAAGAGTACAACAATGTTGGCAAAAAAGACTGTGGCTGTCGCAATGTCTGGCGGGGTCGATTCTTCCCTCGCGGCGTTGCTATTAAAACAGCAGGGCTTTGCCGTGTTTGGTGTCACGATGAAGCTCTGGGAATTCGATGATGTTGGGGCAACGAAGCCGTCAGAACTCAAGTGCTGCTCGGTTGAGTTGATTAATACTGCACGATCTGTTTGTGACCAGTTTGACATTCCTCATCATACTCTCGATATGACCAGCTCTTTCAAGGAGTGCGTGATATCGAATTTCATTAAGGAATATCAGAGTGGACGCACTCCGAATCCGTGCGTTGTATGCAATACGAAGATAAAGTGGGACGTGCTAATCAAGAAAGTCACCGCTATGGGCGCCGACTATCTGGCAACCGGCCACTATGCAAGAATAGAGTACAACAGCAAGTTTCATCGACATGCCCTGCGCAAGGGACTGGATCAGAAGCGCGATCAGTCATACTTCTTGTGGGGATTGCAACAGGCTGACTTGAAGCGGACGATCTTCCCGCTGGGACAGATCACAAAACGGCGGACACGCGAATTAGCTAAGCAGTGTGGGCTTAGAAACTCCGACGCGCCGGAGTCGCGCGAGATCTGCTTCATCCATGATGACGATTATCGCAGATTCATGAAAGAGATCGCCGAGGGTCCGGATCAGCCGGGCGACTTCATAGATGAGAACGGCAAGATCGTTGGGCAGCATGACGGTGTTTCGATGTACACTGTGGGACAGCGCAAAGGGCTTGGCATAGCTCTAGGGTATCCTGCCTATGTCAGAGCGATTGATGTAAAGAACAACGTCATTCATCTTGGTCATGAGGAGGATCTCAAATCCAGGAAATTCCTCGTCGAGCAGCTGAACTGGATCACTATTCCGAAGCCTTCTGTTCCGATTGAGTGCATGGTCAAGATCAGATATGGTGCGAAGCCTGTACCTGGTGTGATCTCTCCTTTTGGAGAGGGCGTCTATGTCGTCGAACTCAAGGAGCCACTCAAGGCCATCACTCCGGGACAATCGGCTGTCTTCTACAGTCAGGACTTCGTTTACGCTGGTGGTATCATTTGCAGCACAAAGGATTAGCCTGAACACCACCTTCGTTTTTGGTTGACATCCAACAACAGGACATCATAATTCCCTGGTGTGAGGTTGCTTTAAAGCGTCTTCGCGCTGGAATTCTGGTTCATCGCAGCCACATCCCAAGGAGGAAGAGATGGCGAAGATAAAGTTTCTCGGTCATTCCTGTTTCACGATTGCCACGGGCAATACGAATCTTATCATAGATCCTTTCCTGACCGGCAATCCGATGGCAGGAGCGAAAGCTTCGGAAATCAAAGCTGACTACATACTTGTCACTCACGGTCACGGAGATCATTTCGGTGACACAATCGAGATCGCCAAGAACAACGATGCCACCGTTATTGGTCCCAATGAGATCGCGGTATTCTGCAAGGGCAAAGGCCTCAAGGCGCACAATATGCACATTGGCGGCGCATGGAATTTCCCGTTCGGGAAAGTGAAATTGACGATCGCTCACCACGGATTCTCATCCGGCGAAAGTGGTCTTGATATTGGCGGAAATCCGTGCGGCTTTGTGTTCACCGTAGAAGGTAAAAACATCTACCATGCGGGTGACACAGGTCTCTTCATGGACATGCAGATCATCGGTGAAGTGGGGCTTGATCTGGCGATGCTCCCAATTGGTGACAATTTCACTATGGGTATCGACGATGCAGTGAGGGCGGTTGATTTTCTTAAGCCGAAGAAAGTCGTCCCGATGCATTACAATACGTTCGACCTGGTGAAAGCTGATCCCCAGGAATTCAAATCGAAGGTCAAGGGTGCGGAGTGCGTCGTGATGGCAGTCGGTGACAGCATGGAAGTCTAGTCTCGACGATATTGCGCGAAAGTGTGTCTCATGTTCGGATCTTACGCGTTCCCACAAATGTAGATAGCAGTAAGATCGATTCATACGTTGGGTTCATGAAGTCTTGAGAGAGAAAAGAGGTTGTGATGGCTGGCAGGAAGGGTTTCAGAATATTGCTTTGGCTCGCTGCAATAGCAGTCGTGCTTGTTCTCGTCGTTTATGCCGCAGTCTTGATACTTCTCCCGCAAGATAAGATTGTCGAGCTGATCATTCCGAGGGTCGAAAAGGCGTTGAATCGCAAGGTAACTGTTGGAGACGTATCCTTCACGATCTGGAGCGGCATCGGTCTGCGATTGTCCGACCTCGAAGTGAAAAATCCGAAGGGTTTCGACAATCCTAACATGCTTATACTCGACCACCTTGATGTGAAAGTGAAATTCTTCCCGCTGTTCAAGAAACGCCTCGAAATTACCAGCATTGTTCTTGATGGCCTCAGAGTGAACCTGGCGCGAACTGCTACGGGTCTGACCAATTACAGCGATCTGGGAGGGGCACCCGAATATGGCGTTGAACGGATAGAGCCGGAACAGGCTGCGGCTGCGCTGCCGTTCAGCTTTGAGAATCTGGTGCTGTCCAATTCATCACTTGTCTACGTCGATGATTCGTCCGGGTACTCGATTGCGCTCGATGGAATCAAACTCAAGAGTACATTGCTAACAGAAAGTGACCGGAGCTCGATGAAATCGAGCGGTGAGATGAGTGTCGATGGTTTCACGTACACCGTTTCGGGGGAGGAGCATCCCTTGCCGTCGCTGAAACTGGAGCTGCGACATGATCTCACATACGCCCCTCAAGGCGACAGTATGACAGTCAATAGTCTCGATTTTGCGCTTAATGAACTCAAGGGCAAGCTGACAGGCTCAATTACCAGCATCTCAGCCGAGCCGATTCTCGATCTGAACATCCGAACAGAGGATTTGAGCTTGAACGATATCCTTGAGTCGATTCCGGTCGAAGCGTTTCCTCAAGTCGCCGATCTCGTAGGCTCAGGCAAGCTTCATATGGTCGGAGATTATCGCGGTCCGGCGAGACTGACTCGTATCGCTGAGATCGAGGGTAAGGTGTCTATGAACGGTATCGAGTTGGCGCATGAAAGTTTCAAAGGAAAGCTTAAGATCAAACTCGCCGAGCTCAACTTCACGCAGTCAAATCTGACATTTTTCACAGATGATGCCGAACTCTCTGGCGAACCATTCAAACTGAAAGCGATTGTGGACAACCTTCCCGATCCGAGCATCTCGGCGGAATTCAGCATGAATCTGAATCTCAGCGTATTCCAGCCATATATGGAGCCGGATGCTGATTTGTCCGGCAGAATGAAGATCGAAACTACCGCATACGGCAAGATGAATGAGACAGCATCCATGTCTCTGCTCGGATCGCTGGAAATCGAGAATCTGAAATACCGCTCCAAATCGATGGATTTCCCGGTTGATGACCTCGATGCTACCTTTGAATTTCTTGGTAAGGATGCGGTGGTGAAGAAGTTCGACGCCGATCTTGGTGAATCTGACATTTCCATCCAGGGGAAGATCAAGGGATTTACACCATACGTCTTCCTGCTCGGAGATGTAGAACGTAAACCGCACTTCACCGGTCGGGTGACGTCGCAGTATCTCGATATCGATGGTCTCTTTCCCGAGGAAGTGGAGAGTGTCGGTGAACCGAGCTCTGTAGCGACTGATACCTCCATGCTCTTCCTGCCTGATTTCGACGCCGACGGCACGTTTTCCATATCAGAAGGCATTTACTCTCTCGTTGCTTTTGAGGATGCCACCGGGAAGTATGATCTTACAGACTACGTGCTCTCAATTGACAGCGTGAATGCCAAGGTCTATGATGGTAAAGTAACGGGTTCGGCCATCATCGATATCGAGAACTTCGATAGGCCGGAATATCAGGCAGATTATTCCGCCAGAGGAATTGAGATAAACAGTTTCCTCTCCCGCTTCACGTCGTTCGAGAACCACTTATTCGGAGAGTTCGACATCGACGGGTCATTCTCCGGTGCCGGGGCTGAAGTCAAAGATCTGCTTCCCACGCTCAAACTCAGCGGCACCGGGAAGATGCGCGATGGGAAATTGCTGAATTTCGATCTGATCAGCAAGCTTGCCGAATCTGTCGGCGCCAAAGTCTCTAATGAAGAGAAGATACGCGATCTCATCGGTTCGTATAGGGTTGAGAACGGGCGAGTATTCCTGGATGATCTATTCCTGACATCATCCACGGGAGACTGGCGCCTGAGCGGCTCAGTAGGATTCGATGGTTCTCTTTCAT
This window harbors:
- the mnmA gene encoding tRNA 2-thiouridine(34) synthase MnmA, which codes for MLAKKTVAVAMSGGVDSSLAALLLKQQGFAVFGVTMKLWEFDDVGATKPSELKCCSVELINTARSVCDQFDIPHHTLDMTSSFKECVISNFIKEYQSGRTPNPCVVCNTKIKWDVLIKKVTAMGADYLATGHYARIEYNSKFHRHALRKGLDQKRDQSYFLWGLQQADLKRTIFPLGQITKRRTRELAKQCGLRNSDAPESREICFIHDDDYRRFMKEIAEGPDQPGDFIDENGKIVGQHDGVSMYTVGQRKGLGIALGYPAYVRAIDVKNNVIHLGHEEDLKSRKFLVEQLNWITIPKPSVPIECMVKIRYGAKPVPGVISPFGEGVYVVELKEPLKAITPGQSAVFYSQDFVYAGGIICSTKD
- a CDS encoding metal-dependent hydrolase, giving the protein MAKIKFLGHSCFTIATGNTNLIIDPFLTGNPMAGAKASEIKADYILVTHGHGDHFGDTIEIAKNNDATVIGPNEIAVFCKGKGLKAHNMHIGGAWNFPFGKVKLTIAHHGFSSGESGLDIGGNPCGFVFTVEGKNIYHAGDTGLFMDMQIIGEVGLDLAMLPIGDNFTMGIDDAVRAVDFLKPKKVVPMHYNTFDLVKADPQEFKSKVKGAECVVMAVGDSMEV
- a CDS encoding AsmA family protein, with translation MAGRKGFRILLWLAAIAVVLVLVVYAAVLILLPQDKIVELIIPRVEKALNRKVTVGDVSFTIWSGIGLRLSDLEVKNPKGFDNPNMLILDHLDVKVKFFPLFKKRLEITSIVLDGLRVNLARTATGLTNYSDLGGAPEYGVERIEPEQAAAALPFSFENLVLSNSSLVYVDDSSGYSIALDGIKLKSTLLTESDRSSMKSSGEMSVDGFTYTVSGEEHPLPSLKLELRHDLTYAPQGDSMTVNSLDFALNELKGKLTGSITSISAEPILDLNIRTEDLSLNDILESIPVEAFPQVADLVGSGKLHMVGDYRGPARLTRIAEIEGKVSMNGIELAHESFKGKLKIKLAELNFTQSNLTFFTDDAELSGEPFKLKAIVDNLPDPSISAEFSMNLNLSVFQPYMEPDADLSGRMKIETTAYGKMNETASMSLLGSLEIENLKYRSKSMDFPVDDLDATFEFLGKDAVVKKFDADLGESDISIQGKIKGFTPYVFLLGDVERKPHFTGRVTSQYLDIDGLFPEEVESVGEPSSVATDTSMLFLPDFDADGTFSISEGIYSLVAFEDATGKYDLTDYVLSIDSVNAKVYDGKVTGSAIIDIENFDRPEYQADYSARGIEINSFLSRFTSFENHLFGEFDIDGSFSGAGAEVKDLLPTLKLSGTGKMRDGKLLNFDLISKLAESVGAKVSNEEKIRDLIGSYRVENGRVFLDDLFLTSSTGDWRLSGSVGFDGSLSYAGDVKLSAKASENLDFLGGLKALFQSDKGDVVLPFKLTGSYAAPEIALDTSPLKENVDNKIKNEKKNLLDKLFKK